The genomic region GAGATTTTCTCCAAGACCTTCATGTATGTTCAGGTACTCGTTCGCGTTATCTCTCTTCTTCTTCTCCTTCCAATATAAACGTCTACTGAGTGAGAGTCTTGAATATGGATGACAGTTGATCTAGAAATTCATGATATTTCATATTTTGGTGTAACTTTTCCTAATTTGAAAAATACATAAAGCATGTGACCTTTTCTTTTAGTAATTGGAGGTATTATGCAGTTCGTGATATTTAGATTGTATGAATTCAATTGTTTGATATGATTGTTTTTGAGCTGTATTAGTCACATTCAGGGTATAACATTATTTCCCTTGTTTTGGATTGCATGCTTAATCTGTAAATACAAATGAAATTGATTGAATTTCATCAATAGGAAGGAATATGCTATTGGTATAGTTTCGTTTCTTAGCTTATCCACTGTCTGGCTGATGGTTTCGAATATTTCATTCCAGTTTGGTGCCCACCTGCAAAGGTAGGCATGCTTGCAAAAGTTTCCCCTCACTGCAAGTCTGGTACCAATTCTTCTCGACAGCTACAAATACTTTGCCTTTTGTATCAGATGGCTTTGGAAATGAGACCAGAAGAGTTGATATCGGTCATCTATTTCAATCCTGCACAAAACTTCACCATGCAAAGCGTCTCCATGCTCTTCTTGTGGTGTCAGGAAAAGCTCAAGATATCTTTCTTTCTGCCAAACTTGTCAATCAGTATGCTTACCTTGGTGATGTCTCATTCTCACGCCGCGCTTTTGATTCGATGCCTAGAAAGGATGTCTATACCTGGAATTCGATGGTATCAGCATATGTTCGCAGCGGACGTTTCCAAGAAGCTGTTGATTGTTTCTCTCAATTTTTGGTAACCTCTGGTCTTCGACCTGATTTCTACACATTCCCTCCTGTCTTGAAAGCATGTGGGAATCTAAATGTTGGGAAGAAGATCCACAGTTGGCTCATAAAGCTGGGTTTGGAATGGGATGTTTTTGTGGCTGCTTCCTTGATCCATATGTATTCACGGTCTGGATTGATTAGCGTTGCTCGTAAATTGTTTGATGAGATGCCATCCCGGGATATGGGTTGTTGGAATGCAATGATTTCTGGGTTTTGTCAGAATGGGAATGCAGCGGATGCATTAGGTGTCTTGATTGAAATGAGATCGGAGGGTGTAAAGATGGATCCTATTACTGTTGCAAGTCTACTGACTGCTTGTGCACAATCAGATGATTCCTTAAGTGGGATCCTGATCCATCTGTATGTTGTAAAGCATGGACTAGAGTTTGATCAGTTTGTATGCAATGCCTTGATTAACATGTATGCTAAATTTGGTTGCTTGGGACGTGCCCAGAGGGTTTTTTATGAAATGGAGGTAAGAGATTTGGTGTCATGGAACTCAATAATTGCTGCAAATGAGCAGAATGGTGAGCCAATGGCTGCGCTAGGATTCTTCAACAGGATGCAACTATCTGGAGTTAAGCCTGATTACTTGACAGTAGTGAGTTTGGCTTCGATTATAGCTCAATTAAGTGATGCTGAAATGGGTAGGTCTGTTCATGGATTTATTTTGAGGAGAGACTGGTTCAAGGAAGATGTTGTTATTGGGAATGCAGTTGTGGACATGTATGCAAAGTTGGGTGCTATAGATTCTGCACGTACTGTCTTTGAAAGACTTCCTGTCAGGGATGTGGTTTCGTGGAATACTTTAATCACGGGTTACACTCAAAATGGCCTTGCAAGTGAGGCAAATGAAGTTTACTGTATGATGCAAGAGTGCGAAGAAATAATTCCAAACCAAGGAACTTGGGTTAGCATTCTACCTGCACATACCCATTTAGGGGCCTTGCAACAAGGGATGAAAATTCATGGGCGGGTGATCAAGAACCGTCTTTACTTGGATGTATTTGTGGGTACATGCTTGATTGACATGTATGGAAAATGTGGGAGGCTAGATGATGCATTGTCGTTATTCTACCAAGTGCCCAGATGTCCGGTCGCTTGGAATGCCATGATTTCCTGTCTTGGCGTTCATGGGCATGGCGAGAAAGCTGTGAAGTTATTCAAAGATATGATTGATGAGGGGGTTAAGCCAGATCACATAACCTTTGTATCTCTATTGGCAGCTTGTAGTCATTCAGGTTTGGTCAATAAGGGTGAATTGTACTTCCATATGATGCAGAAAGAGTATGGAATCAAGCCTGGTTTAAATCACTATGGCTGCATGGTAGATTTGCTTGGCAGAGCTGGGCATTTAGACAAGGCATATAGTTTTATTAAGACTATGCCTGTACAGCCTGATGCTTCTGTATGGGGGGCACTACTTGGTGCTTGTAGAATACATGGTAATGCTGAATTGGGGAAAGTTGCTTCAGAGGGCTTGTTTGCTGTTGATTCGGAGAATGTGGGCTACTATGTTTTGTTGTCAAATATATACGCAACAACCGGGAAATGGGAAGGTGTGGACAAAGTGAGATCTATGGCTAGAAACCGCGGACTGAGGAAGACTCCTGGGTGGAGCTCAATAGAAGTTAACAATAAAGTTGATGTCTTTTATAATGGGAACCAAACGCATCCACTATGCGAACAGATATACCAGAAGTTGGGGGAACTAACTGAGAAAATGAAGAGCCTTGGTTATGTTCCTGACTTCAGCTTTGTGTTGCAGGATGTCGAGGATGACGAAAAGGAGCATATCCTCAACAGTCATAGCGAGAGATTGGCAATTGCTTTTGGAATCATTAGCACACCTCCTAAAACCCCT from Fragaria vesca subsp. vesca linkage group LG3, FraVesHawaii_1.0, whole genome shotgun sequence harbors:
- the LOC101294745 gene encoding pentatricopeptide repeat-containing protein At4g33990-like; translation: MIQTLQNSNPQQSAGIFLVLIKTLYHLNTAGCPNNNNSRRKFHLSCISNTGLVPTCKGRHACKSFPSLQVWYQFFSTATNTLPFVSDGFGNETRRVDIGHLFQSCTKLHHAKRLHALLVVSGKAQDIFLSAKLVNQYAYLGDVSFSRRAFDSMPRKDVYTWNSMVSAYVRSGRFQEAVDCFSQFLVTSGLRPDFYTFPPVLKACGNLNVGKKIHSWLIKLGLEWDVFVAASLIHMYSRSGLISVARKLFDEMPSRDMGCWNAMISGFCQNGNAADALGVLIEMRSEGVKMDPITVASLLTACAQSDDSLSGILIHLYVVKHGLEFDQFVCNALINMYAKFGCLGRAQRVFYEMEVRDLVSWNSIIAANEQNGEPMAALGFFNRMQLSGVKPDYLTVVSLASIIAQLSDAEMGRSVHGFILRRDWFKEDVVIGNAVVDMYAKLGAIDSARTVFERLPVRDVVSWNTLITGYTQNGLASEANEVYCMMQECEEIIPNQGTWVSILPAHTHLGALQQGMKIHGRVIKNRLYLDVFVGTCLIDMYGKCGRLDDALSLFYQVPRCPVAWNAMISCLGVHGHGEKAVKLFKDMIDEGVKPDHITFVSLLAACSHSGLVNKGELYFHMMQKEYGIKPGLNHYGCMVDLLGRAGHLDKAYSFIKTMPVQPDASVWGALLGACRIHGNAELGKVASEGLFAVDSENVGYYVLLSNIYATTGKWEGVDKVRSMARNRGLRKTPGWSSIEVNNKVDVFYNGNQTHPLCEQIYQKLGELTEKMKSLGYVPDFSFVLQDVEDDEKEHILNSHSERLAIAFGIISTPPKTPIRIFKNLRVCGDCHTVTKLISVITEREIIVRDSNRFHHFKDGTCSCGDYW